Proteins from one Dysgonomonas sp. HDW5A genomic window:
- a CDS encoding ROK family protein, which produces MTIGVDLGATNIRVGIVEGGVIYRKISEPFPYDKTFEETINFLISTIRRLMNTNIKGIGIGVPSVVDSRKGIVYKAGNVPSWKEVHLKDILEAEFKIQVRVNNDCNCFAFGERYYGECTPYRNIVGVTLGAGVGSGIIINDVLYEGLNTGAGEIGLVPYLDSNYEHYCASKFFQRYKTTAHIAYLRAENGDKEALAIWEEFGHHIGNMIQVIMYMYDPEALILGGGISKGYKYFEGGMAKNLADFPYPLALDQMKILLSSKEDISLLGAASLIP; this is translated from the coding sequence ATGACAATAGGTGTTGACCTGGGAGCTACTAATATAAGAGTAGGCATAGTCGAAGGTGGTGTTATCTACCGTAAAATATCTGAGCCTTTCCCGTATGATAAAACATTTGAAGAAACAATCAATTTTTTAATAAGCACTATCAGACGATTGATGAATACAAATATCAAAGGTATTGGTATTGGTGTTCCATCGGTGGTTGATTCTCGTAAGGGAATAGTTTATAAAGCCGGAAACGTTCCGTCGTGGAAAGAAGTTCACTTGAAGGACATCCTCGAAGCTGAATTTAAAATACAGGTACGTGTTAATAATGACTGTAACTGTTTTGCTTTCGGTGAAAGATATTATGGCGAATGTACCCCTTATCGTAATATTGTAGGTGTAACATTGGGAGCAGGAGTCGGATCGGGTATCATTATTAACGATGTTTTATATGAAGGACTGAATACAGGAGCCGGTGAAATTGGCTTAGTACCTTATCTGGATAGTAACTATGAACATTATTGCGCATCTAAATTTTTTCAACGATATAAAACGACTGCACATATAGCATATCTGAGAGCTGAGAATGGCGATAAGGAAGCTTTGGCTATATGGGAGGAATTTGGGCACCATATCGGTAATATGATTCAAGTGATCATGTACATGTATGATCCCGAAGCTTTAATCTTGGGTGGAGGAATCTCCAAAGGATATAAATACTTTGAGGGGGGGATGGCTAAAAATCTGGCTGACTTTCCTTATCCTTTAGCTTTAGACCAAATGAAAATTCTGCTATCATCGAAAGAAGATATTAGTTTACTGGGTGCTGCATCGCTTATTCCTTAA
- a CDS encoding translation factor GTPase family protein has translation MRTYQTNEIKNIAILGSSGSGKTTLAEAMLFEAGVIKRRGTVKGGNTVTDYFPVEKEYGYSVFSSIFSVEWMNRKLNFIDCPGADDFIGNVVTSLNVTDTALMVLNAQYGIEVGTVNQLRYIQKFQKPVMFIVNQLDHEKADFDSVVAQLKGNYGEKAVLIQYPINCGPNFNAIVDVLKKKMYRWKPEGGVPEVLEVPEEEKDKAEELHQKLVEAAAEHEESLMEKFFEQGTLTEEEMRFGIRKGLVQRDIFPIFCVCAERDMCVRRTMEFLGNVVPYVVDMPYPVNTEGEEVKPDVNGPTSLFFFKSTVEPHVGDISYFKVMSGKVKEGDDLINSDRGSKERIGQLFMVAGQQRTKVDELVAGDIGATVKLKDVRTGNTLNGKGTDNQFDFIKYPNPKYRRAIKAANERDSEKLSEALQRMHEEDPTWLIENSKELKQMIVSGQGEFHLKTLKWRIENNDKIAIVYSEPKIPYRETITKPSRAEYRHKKQSGGAGQFGEVHMIVEPYIEGMPVPDTYKFNGQEFKVQSRDIQTHDLDWGGKLVFVNSIVGGAIDNRFVPAIIKGIMARLEQGPLTGSYARDVRVIVYDGKMHPVDSNEISFMLAGRNAFNEAFRNAGPKILEPISDVTVFVPSDKMGDVMSDIQNRRGIIQGMESDKDIEIINAKIPLKEMSNYSITLSSLTGGRASFIMKFSKYELVPADVQDKLLKEYEATIKADE, from the coding sequence ATGAGAACTTACCAAACTAACGAAATCAAAAACATTGCAATTCTTGGGAGCTCCGGCTCCGGGAAAACCACTCTTGCCGAAGCAATGCTTTTCGAGGCAGGGGTTATAAAACGCAGAGGTACTGTGAAAGGCGGAAACACAGTTACCGATTATTTTCCGGTTGAAAAAGAGTATGGATATTCGGTCTTCTCGAGTATCTTTTCTGTTGAATGGATGAATCGAAAACTCAATTTTATTGATTGTCCGGGAGCTGACGATTTTATAGGCAATGTAGTAACATCACTCAATGTGACCGATACTGCACTCATGGTATTAAATGCTCAATATGGAATAGAAGTTGGTACAGTAAACCAATTAAGATATATCCAAAAATTTCAGAAACCGGTGATGTTTATAGTCAATCAGCTCGATCACGAAAAAGCCGATTTTGACAGTGTAGTGGCTCAGCTGAAAGGCAATTACGGAGAAAAAGCCGTACTTATACAATACCCCATCAATTGCGGACCGAACTTCAATGCCATAGTTGATGTCCTCAAAAAAAAGATGTACAGATGGAAACCCGAAGGAGGAGTTCCCGAAGTACTCGAAGTTCCCGAAGAAGAAAAAGATAAAGCGGAAGAACTTCACCAAAAACTGGTAGAAGCGGCAGCCGAACATGAAGAATCGCTAATGGAAAAATTCTTCGAACAAGGTACTCTTACCGAAGAAGAAATGCGGTTCGGAATTCGCAAAGGGCTTGTACAAAGAGATATTTTTCCCATATTCTGTGTTTGTGCCGAACGAGATATGTGCGTAAGGCGTACCATGGAATTTCTAGGTAATGTCGTTCCTTACGTTGTAGATATGCCCTACCCTGTAAACACCGAAGGCGAAGAAGTTAAACCTGATGTCAATGGTCCTACCAGCCTGTTTTTCTTTAAATCGACAGTAGAACCTCATGTGGGCGATATCTCCTATTTTAAAGTGATGAGCGGAAAAGTAAAAGAAGGCGATGACCTCATCAACTCCGACAGAGGATCTAAAGAACGTATCGGGCAATTGTTTATGGTTGCAGGTCAGCAACGCACCAAAGTTGACGAACTGGTTGCGGGAGATATAGGTGCAACCGTTAAACTAAAAGATGTACGCACCGGAAATACGCTGAACGGAAAAGGAACCGACAATCAATTTGACTTTATTAAATACCCCAATCCTAAATATCGCAGGGCTATAAAAGCTGCCAACGAAAGAGACTCCGAAAAACTAAGCGAAGCTTTACAGCGGATGCATGAAGAAGACCCAACATGGCTGATCGAGAACTCCAAAGAGCTGAAACAAATGATTGTATCAGGGCAAGGAGAGTTTCACCTGAAAACATTGAAGTGGAGAATCGAAAATAATGATAAAATAGCAATCGTATATTCTGAACCTAAGATACCTTACCGGGAAACCATTACCAAACCTTCGCGAGCAGAGTATCGTCATAAGAAACAATCGGGAGGTGCAGGGCAATTCGGAGAAGTCCATATGATTGTAGAGCCTTACATTGAAGGTATGCCTGTACCCGACACTTATAAATTTAACGGACAAGAATTTAAAGTACAATCGAGAGATATTCAAACCCACGACTTAGACTGGGGTGGCAAGCTTGTTTTTGTCAACAGTATTGTCGGAGGTGCTATTGATAATCGATTTGTACCTGCTATCATAAAGGGGATCATGGCTCGCCTTGAACAAGGTCCACTTACAGGATCATATGCCCGGGATGTGCGTGTTATTGTTTATGATGGAAAGATGCATCCTGTAGATTCGAATGAAATATCGTTTATGCTTGCCGGACGTAATGCTTTTAACGAAGCTTTCCGTAATGCAGGCCCTAAAATTCTGGAACCAATATCGGATGTGACCGTTTTTGTTCCTTCCGACAAAATGGGTGATGTAATGAGTGATATTCAAAACCGCAGGGGGATAATTCAAGGAATGGAAAGTGATAAAGATATTGAAATTATAAATGCCAAAATTCCTTTGAAAGAGATGTCTAATTATTCGATCACACTGAGTTCTCTAACCGGAGGGCGTGCTTCATTTATTATGAAATTCTCGAAATACGAACTGGTACCGGCCGATGTTCAAGACAAATTACTGAAAGAATATGAAGCAACAATTAAAGCCGATGAATAA